A region of the Arenibacter antarcticus genome:
TAGAAAAACTCCTTTTAAATTAGCTGACAACAATTGTTGCAATTCATAATCTTCCTTTTTACAGAAGACGGCAAAGTCATAGATAGATGTAGGATAACCATGAAGATATTTAATTTTACGCTTTTTGAGTATCTTTTTTAACTCTTCAGCAACTAGCTTATAATCTGCATAGATATCAATAGCAAAATGATTTCTAACAACATCGTATTCCACTACTTTTTTTAAATCACTTCTACCACCAAATACTATTTTTAAATCTGATGCTTTAAAGTTTAACTTTTCCCATATATGATGCATATGCGCCCATTCATGCCCCATAGAATCTGGCTGAATATATAGACTGAAAGGTGTACCTGATGAGCCACCAGTATTTACTATATATCTTCCTTTAATTTTTGCACTTCGTTTTTCAATATCGTAACTATTTAGGGTTCCCTTGTCAACAATTGGTATTCGTTGGATGTCTTCGAACGTTTTTAAGTGATCTGGATGAAATCCTTTTTGATTATAATATTCATTATAGAACACAACTTCTTCATAGGCGTAATCAACTAGATTTTTCATTCGTTTAAAAATGAAGTCATTTTTTTGCTCAACAGAAAACAACTCAAAATCATGGATTTCTTTTTTTCTTAGTTTATAAACATTTCCAATACCTGGTCTCTTAGAATATGGTATCCTATTAATAATTTCACCTAGATTTGGTGGAATATTTTTTAAATTATTTTTTAAAAATATTGCTATACTCATAATTTCATCTAGCATACTAAATTAAACAGTTGGTTTACTGCTTAATCATTCAGGCTTTTAATTTCTTGAAAATCTCTAAATATTTATTTGTTCTACTTTCTGCTGTTTCAAACTCTTTTAAGCGTTTATCACCAGCAGTAACTAAGCGAATTTTAAGACTTTCATCTCCTTCTAAATCCATTATTTTTTCTGTAATATCGCTAACTGATAGTGGATTAAAATATAGTGCTGCATCTCCACACAACTCTCGTGCAAAATCAAGGTCAGATGTTAATATAGGTTTTCTCATAACCATGGCTTCAGGATAGTTTGCTGTAAATGTTTCTAATAAAGTTGGTAGAAATAATGCATCGACACTTTTATATAATCCAGGACAATCTTGAATATTCTGAGGACCAAGGTTTTCAATCATATCATTTTCAGGAAATGCTTCGTTAAATTTGTCATCTGGTATGGTTAGAAAAAATTTAAATTTATTATGTGACTTCTCTCTAAGTATTTCAACTACCTTATTTAGAATAAGTAAATTTTTATGAGGATAAAATGAACTTAATACTAAAAGTTTGTAGCATTTTGATTTTTCGATTATAGCATTCCATTCAATATTATCATGACTTTCAAAAACTTGATGAAAAGTATTTCCTACAACAAATATTTTATCTTCCTTAATTTTAAGATGAGATATTATATTCTTTTTTGCTGTATCAGTCTCAACAATTAAAAAATCAGATTTCTTTATAAAGTAGTTTTTTATTGTGATTAAAAATCTAGACTTTATCCTCGCCAATCGAGGTAAATAATTAAAAGCGATAGAATTAGGAGTATAACACCAACCATTAGCAAAACCTGAAACATGTAAAGATTTTGGGTTCCAATAAGCTGGTCCAAACACGGTAAATACTAGATCTGGATTAATTTGTGATTCAAGTAACGAAAGTTTTTTTCTGGTTTTAAACCCTTTAAGTAAACTAGAAGGTGATATTGGTATTTTATAAAATTTAAAGTTACCTTGAAATGTACTTTTGTCTAACTGTTCACTAATCTTTGGCGATAGGAAAATATGGTATTCGTTTTCCGGATGACTTATCAAGGCTTCTAGAAATGATAAAGAAACTTGTATTCCTCCACCTATAACAATATTTGACGTGTTGATAATAAGTTTCATAATTATCTTTTTTTAGTAGAAACGAAATACTTAACGTGAGAAAAGGGCCAAAATGCTTCTTGGTGTCTTCTATTTAAAACTCTTCCGTTGTAGGAGAAATATCTCTTATAATTTGTTCCGCTGAAAATGTATTTATGATATTTCTCTGTTATATCTAACACTGCTTTTGGAAAATGTAGCATTTGCCCATAAGTCCACGCAAAATATTCGTTGTCATAATTCAATTTCGCTTCTAATATTTCCTTATTTCTTTTTAATTGAAATTCAATTTCCTTTGGTTTTAATTCAGCGAAATTAGTATGATCTAGATTGTGAGATCCAATAACGTGACCTCGTTTATGAAGGTCAATTACCTGATTCCAACTCATTGGTTTTTTAGTAGATATTGCTACGCGTTTATTAAATTCTCTTTGATAATTCTCATCAGATTCGACATAGTTTGAATTTATAAAAAAAGCTCCTCTACAATTGTATTTTTCTAGTAATGGGGCTATAATGCTATAACATTCTTCAAAACCGTCATCAAACGTGAATGCGATTAGCACCTTATTTTTAGGAATATCATTTTCATTAATTCTTTTGGTTGCTTCTTGAGGTGAAATAAAAGTTGCAAATTTACTTAAAGACTTTAAATAGACTTCAAATATTCTATGGTCATTGACCAAATCAACCTCATTAACAGTTACATAATGAGAATTTATAATATGAACTCCCGGTTGAGGGTGTTTTAAACTCCCTGCAATCCTTAAATAAATATTTCTTATTTTTTTTTCATTATTAAAAAGTATCAATGTCTAGAAAGCAAATAGCCCACTTTTTATTTAACATGTTCGACTGCAAACCTTTATTTAAAAATTTTGTTCCAAAATTTAAATTATATCTTTTTGGATTAGGCAGAAATAGGTTCATTATAAAATACAAATAACATGGATGTCCTTTAAAAATATAAGTAAATAATAAATCCGGATTTTCATTGTCAATAAGTAATTTTAAAACTTCTGAAAAATTTTTATAATTGTATTCTAATAAAAAAACTTCGCCAATAATCACCTCTTTCAAGCCGTTTTTATTATTCTTTACTTTATAAATTATTAGCCCCTTACTAGTTTGCGTTTTACCATAATTTTCATAACTATTACTAAGTCTCCATTCTAAAAACTCACTACTATACTTACAATGAACTGTTTTTGAAAGCTTTGTATTTCTCGCCTCAATAAAAGATTGAGGTACAATAATATCGCCTAAATCTATAGTAGGATCACTAATAGAATTTTGTTTTTTCCTATGAGTAATAAATTTTAGAGGCTTCCTTATATATGTTAATCTTCTAAATCCAGAAATATATTCCCATCCTAATTTCTCATATCCTTTTCTTGAAATATCAACCGAAATATTAAAAATGAAATCTACTCCATCTTCATTAGCTTCTGCTAAAAACAATTTATTTATGTCAGAAAAAATACCTTTTCTCCTGTAACTGGGGTGAACACAAGTTCCGTGAAATTGTACTGTTTTAATACTATTTTGACCTATTTGCAAAGGCCAATATATACCACCTCTTGCCGCGATAAGTTTATTATTATCTTCAAATAACAGAATTTTCGAAAAATCATTGTTGAAGGCCCAATTCGTTTTATTGTAAATTTTAGAATAATCATCTAAATCCCAAACTGATTTAAAAAGCCTTGAAATTTGATCAATTGTTACATCCTCTTTGTAAACTTTATTATATTTCATGTTAAACTATTAAAAACATTATTTGTAAAAATTGCCGCGTAAGCCATTTTTTACAATTGAAACACCAAACCCTAACAATACCATATAAACTAAACTAGTTTTAAATGAAAACAAAACTGTAGATGTTATTGGCCAAAAAATAAATGGGATAAATATTAAAATGAATTTGCTTTTAAGTAATAAAAGCAGTTGCCTATAATAGAATATTAATAAAGTAAACCAAAAAGAAACTCCCAAAAATGATATAGCCATCCCAAATTCAGAATCAAAACCAAAATGAGAAGTTTGGATAAATTCAAATTTAGTCATCAGGGAATTATAATCAGAAGTAAAATTACCAAAGGTTAAATTAATTAATGAATCTTTTTTAATTACATTATTGATGTATTCAAAGAATATGTCTAGTTTATATTGAATACTACCTGAATTACTAATCTGAAAACTTCTACTGTCAGCAATAGGAGTTATAATAATGGAAATAAGTAAACCACATAAAGTTAAGGTGACCCCGTAAATATACTTCCTTTGTACTATAAAAATATTGCAAGCAATAATGATTAAAGCAACTAGCATACCTGTTCGACTACCAGTAAGAAATATGCCCAAAAGAATAGAAAGGATTATTAAAAAATCTAATTTGTTATTTTTTATTACAACTAATGATAGTGCTAATAAAATAGTTAAATATTTTGAAGCCTGATTTGGATTATAATAGATTCCACCATTTCTTCCAGTATTTATAAATCTATCAAATCCAAACTCAGACGATTCGTCATTATAAATAGTAAGGATCACTCCTTTTATAATACTAATATCAAAAATAAAAGCTAACTGGGAAAATAGAATAACTGTTATTATGGTAATGATAGAAAATATATGGATTTTTAAATCTTTGGAAATAAAATATGGAAATAAAAATAGAAGTAGTAATATATTAAATGCATTTAGATAATCTTTAAAAGAATTGTCGTAATTAATGTTAAATAAAAAACTCATCAATATTAATAAACCTAAAATCAACTTTAGATTTAAATTGTAATTTATTAGTTTCGGTAACGAACCTATATTAACCAATAATCCTAAATAACCTAAAAAATAGAAAACTTCACTTGTGGGACTTAAAAAACAATAAACAATGAAGATATTTAATATTAAAATATTTCTTATTTTTTTCATATGTTTTTTTAACAACAATTATTTCATCCAACTCTGTAAGCAATAGATATGGTCTAATTATTATATTGTGAGGGTTGGTTTAGTACAATTTCCCAATTCTATATATTTGATTATAAAATCCTTGGCTGAGGGGAATTACTTATAAAATTCAACACTTATAGCTTATGGATGTTTTTTCCAAATTTAGAAGAGAAAACCTCGTATAGGTTTATATGGGAAAGTTGTTGTTATAAGAAAGTTTTAGGTGGTACAGTTTATAATTATTTCAAAAACTGATTGCAATTAAAATTTAGTAGAAAAACTCACCTATATTTATTTTTCTATTGCTGCCATTAATGAGGCGGCAGATATTGGAGTCGTTATTCTAGAACCAAGACTCAGACTGTTTTCCTTCATCAAAAATATTTCTTTATTAGTAAGATTTATTATTTTTTCTAATTGCTGTTTTAAATGGTCTATATTACCAGTTGCAAACGTAAATCCATTGTACTCTTTTATTAAAAACAAAGGAATTGAGCCAACTTCGTCAGAACATAATATAGGTAATCCCGATAATGTTGCTTCATGCATTACAACACCCCACTGTTCACTTTTACTAGGTAATACAAAAAATGCGGCATTTCTCATCGATTTACTTATTTCTTTGTTATTAAGGTAGCCTAGGTAATGAATATCATCAGAAATTTTAGATTCAAACAAACTTCCATTTCCTATTAACTCCAGCTTCCACTCCTTTTTATTTGAAATAGAAGACCAAGCGTCTAAGAGGAAATGTGTTCCTTTGGTTTTTTCTAAATTTCCTACATATAGTATTGTTTTTTCGAATGTTGTTTTAATCTCTAGGTTACCGTACACTGATGTATCGGCACTAAGGTTAGAAAAAAGAATATCTTTTTTGGAAAAACCAAGTTTTCTAGCATATTCAAATTGGTATGGTCCTGCCACCATCATTTTAGTAAAACAGCTTCTTATATACCAACCATAAAGAAAAGCTCCTACAGTTTGTTTTAAAGTGTTTTTCCATTGAGTGTCAGAAACAACAACTGTGGCAACTCCCTTTCCTTTTAAAAATTTTGATATTTTCAAATAATCCTTATCCACCCATCCGGAAGTTCGCACTAATTTCACAGAGAGACTGTTTATAAATGATTTAAAATTTAAATACTCACTAAATTCACTTCTCCCTTTAAAAGTTATTCCCTCAATGCTAGGTGGCTTGTATGGTGTTTTATTGTTTTGATCTTTATAAATAATTACTAAAGGATAATTATAAGTTATAATGATTTCTTTAAATAGAGAGATGTGGTAATTATGAACTTCAGTTAATAGGAATACTATTACATCTTTTTTCATTTTAAATTTCTAACTTTTTATATTAATTATACTAGGCTAATATTTTTCTAAGAAACAATTTTGTTAGCGATTTTAATTAAGTTTTATTCACTCAATCAAAAGAACTATTATTCGAGAACCTTAGAGTTTTGTTATAATACAATTAAATTTTTGAATCTTTAAATATTTTCAGATTTTAATGGATAATTAATCATACTAGTCCATAGTAAATCCTGTCAAATGTTCATCTTTTTAGAATCGCTGATTTTCTTTCAGTATATCTTTACTATAAATATTATTTCAATATAAATTCTTGCTTTTTGGCAAGATTTTCATTCTATGGTTATAACATGTGTTAAACCACAAGTGGGAAAAGTTAGTGTTACATTTAAAAATGTTCTTATTTTTTTACTTTTAAGTAAATAGTTCTTAGGGGATTATAATTCATAAATCGTATGCTAGAGCATAAATAAACGACTATAAATAAAAGTGATTTCAACCCTAATATAATTAGGGGATATTTTACTTCGATTTCAATTAAATCTAATAGGTATAAAGTAGGAACCATTATAAATATAAATGGAAAAATAGTTTTAAAAATATTTAACATTGAAAAAGAATATTCTATTTTAAGTTTGTACACCACAATTAAGTAAATAAGTAATTGAGCGATCGAAAAAAATGCTACTAAATAATAAAAACCTAAAAATGAAGACAATAGAACTAATATTATTGAAAATATTCTACTAAAAATTATTATTCGTGAATAAAGATGTGAAGCACCTTGAACTTTGAAGATATCTACGCACAAAAAGAATGACGGGTAAAAAAGCATTCCAAAAATCAAAATTCTTAAGATAATAATTGAATCATGCCATTCGGGACCCATTAATTTTAAAATAATATACTCTGCATTTATAAATAAAAGAGCCAACATTAGAACTAAAACAAAATTAACACTCTTTAGAATGTTCATTAGTAGTAGATTCGATTTTTCCAAATCATTGTCAAATTTTGCAGCTGAAGGAAGTAGTAACCTTCTGCTTGCTCCTGAAATTAAATTTGTTGGCCCATCTATTAATTTCTTGGATTGAAAAAAAATTCCAGCATCATATCCAGTGAACAATTTGGTAATTAAAATTGGAAAGCCATTACTGTAAATCGCTTCTATACTGCTCGATAATAATAGGTTCTTGCCAAATCGTAAATGGAGTTTGAGGGCTTGAAGGTTGAATTTCTTAAGCTTAAAATTAGGAGTAAGAATCAAATAACAGCTATTTTTAATTATTGAAGTGTTAATCCCAAATAGAACAACAGCGAAAATTCCAAAACCTGTATTTAACATTACCAAACAAATTGTTCCAGAAATTATAATTGTAATCAAATTTATAATACTAAGTAGTTTGAACTTCATTTTCTGTTCTAATTTCGCATATCTAACAAAGGCAAATGAATTAAATAACAGAATTAGTGAGGAAATGTTTAAATAATAGGCGAGTTCTTTAACTTGAAAATACTTTTCTACTGTATTAGAAATAGCGAATGTTAATATGATAAAAAATATGCTAACTAAGAAGTTGAAATAAAAAATTGAAGAAATCTCCGTTGCTGAAATATGTTTACTACGAATAATAGAAATTGTCATACCGCCATCAACGAAAATATTCAAGAAATAAACATAACCAGTAATTATAGCAATAATACCAAGTTGTTTAGGGCCTAAATATCTAGCTATTATAATAGCTATAATTAAATTAATTAGTTGGAATAAGACTCTGTCAAAGAAACTCCAAAATGCAGATTTAAGCATGTTCATTCTGATTAAGACACCGTCGTTAAGAACAGTTTTTTAGATCTTTTGTGTAATCGAAGATTCAAGTATATGGATTCGAATTATGTATTTTCAAGAAATAAGAGCCTCTTTAAAAATTATTGTACCCAAGTACTACTTCATTAATTAGTAGTTATTTATCCCGCAGAAATCTAATACTACTTTATTGCTTCCTATTTCCAATGCTTTAAATTCATCATGAGCTACTAAAAACACAATAATGTCAGCCTTTTCAGCTGCCACTTTATAATCTGTAAGTTTAAAAACGTTATGGTCATCAATATTGGGCTCAACAATATAGTGTTGTTCGTTGTTGGAATCCTGAAGTATCTTTTGGGCGATATACTTTGCGGGAGATTCCCGAAGGTCGTCAATATTAGGTTTAAATGCCAGTCCCATAACAGCAACCGAGGGTGCTTTGCCATGTTTTATCTGGTATTCCAATTTGGCGTTTTTCACCTTCTCTGCACACCAAAAGGATTTGTAGTTGTTAATTTCCCTAGCTTTCCCTATAATTTGGGATTCCAAAGGATAATCTGCTACTATAAAATAGGGGTCAACCGCTATACAATGACCACCTACACCGCAACCAGGCTGTAAGATATTTACCCTAGGGTGTTTGTTGGCCAAAGCAATAAGTTCCCATACATTAATATTGGCCTTATCACAGATTAAGGAAAGTTCGTTGGCAAACGCAATCTGAACGTCTCTGGAAGAATTCTCCACCAATTTACACATTTCTGCCGTCCTAGCATTGGTAGCGTGTAACTCACCTTTAACAAACTGTCCGTAAAAAGCCAAGGCTTTATCAGTAGATTTTTCGTCTACACCACCTATAACTCGGTCGTTATGTACCAATTCGTGCATTACATTTCCAGGTAATACCCTTTCTGGACAATAGGCAATATGTATTCTGCCTTCCAATTCTGGACGTTCGCTATAAATCAAGGCCATCATCGTTTCGGTAGTACCGATTGGAGAAGTTGATTCAATAATGTAAAGATCTCCTTCCTTCAATAATGGTAGTATTCCTCTCGTAGCTGCCTCTACAAAGGAGATATCTGGTTCGTTCCTTCCTTTAAAAGGCGTTGGTACCACAATTAAATAGGTGTCCGCTTCCATTGCAGTAGTAGTGGCTTTTAAATAACCTTTTTTAACTGCCTCAGCTACAGCTGTATCCAATTCTGGTTCTACAATATGTATTTTTCCAGCATTGATAGTATCTACTACTTTTTGGCTAATGTCCACACCAAGTACGGGAATTCCGTTCTTGGCAATTAATGCAGATGTTGGTAGGCCAATATACCCAAGGCCGATAGTTACTACTTTTGGATTCATATTTTTGATTTTTATTTTGCTATATTTATTAGTTGACAGGGAGGATTCTTGCTTCAATTGCTTGCCTATGAAATTTTTTCAACGGTTTCCAGAGAACCAATAAAATCCACAATACGTTTACATGCTTTCCCATCTCCGTAGGGGTTGTGTAAGCGGCTCATTGTATCAAATCGATCTGGGTTATTCAATAAATCTAAAGCTTCTGAGACGATTAAATCGGTATCAGTCCCTACCAATATGACCGTTCCAGCATCTACTGCCTCCGGTCTTTCCGTAGTATCACGCATTACCAAAACTGGCTTGCCCAAACTAGGCGCTTCTTCTTGTACGCCGCCGCTATCGGTGATAATTAATTTGGATCTGTTCATCATCCAGATGAAATCCTCATAGGCTAAAGGGGCTAATAGTAAGACATTGGGGACTTCCGTTAAAATACGTTTAACTGGTTCTTGTACGTTAGGGTTAAGGTGTACGGGATAAACTATGAGTCGGTCCGAGTTATCTAAGGCAATGGCCTTCAAAGCCTCGCAGATACGTATAAATCCATCCCCATGATTTTCACGGCGGTGACCTGTTACCAGTATCATCTCTTTATCACCTAATGTCTTTGAAAATTCTTGAATATAGGGGCTAGGCTCTTGATTTACTTTTTCTACGCTTTCCAACAAAGCATCTATCACGGTATTTCCAGTAACAATAATGCTATCTTCAGCTATATTTTCTACCAAAAGGTTTTCTTTAGAAGTAGTGGTAGGAGCAAAGTGATAGTCTGCGATACGACTAGTTACCTGCCGATTGATCTCTTCCGGGAAGGGAGAACGCTTGTTATGGGTGCGCAAACCAGCCTCTATATGACACACCTTGGCGCCACTGTAAAAAGCCGCAATGCCACCTGCCATGGTGGTAGTGGTATCTCCATGAACAAAAACATAATCTGGTGAAAAATTTTCCAAGACAGGCTGTAAGTTGGTGATAATACTTGCCGTTAGGCCATACAAATTTTGTCCAGGTTTCATTAGATCCAGGTCAAAATCGGGGGTAATGTCGAAAAATTGAAGTACCTGATCCAGCATTTCCCGGTGTTGGGCGGTCACACAGATTTTGGTATCAAAAAGGTCAGTGTTTTTTAGAAATTCCTTAGCAAGAGGTGCCATTTTAATGGCTTCTGGTCGGGTTCCGAAAATGATAAGGATCTTTGTTTTCATGCGACTGTGATTTGCTCTTGTGTCTGATCTAAATATATTATCTAGGACAAGAGTTGTTAATTGTTAAAATAGCTATTATATAGTATATTATAGGGGATACGTTTCGGGGAAACAGAATAATCATTTACATAATTATTGAGATCTTTCCACGGCTCCGCCGCTGTGAGTCCCAGTAATGGGTCACGGAAAAGCGGTGATAGTTCTAAAAATTTGACGCGCAAAAGTAGGTATTTTAATACGATTAATAAAATTCTTTATAGTGGATTTGTGACTTTGATGAGGAAATTGGGATAATGTAACAATTTATTAATGTAGCAATGTATTAATTTGAAGATTGGCTAATGTGAAAATGTAGCAATGTGTTGATTTAGAAATGTGTTGATTTGATGATTTGGAAATAATTTTCGGTCCTCTCGGCTAAGGACATTTGGCTGCGCCGGCTTTTGTATTGTAAAACTGAATTTTAATCCCGAGAATGTCGTTTAGTAGTTATATCGAGAATATTGTATAGTAGTTATACATAGAAGCTAACTAACTATACTGAATTAATTTCTCCTTGCAATGAGTGTTTGTTCATTTTCTTTGCTTGTCCAAAGAAAACGAACCAAAAGAAAAGACACCTTAAACAATAAATTTTTTCGACACCAAGGTCGAAAAACCGTGTTCGAAACTCCGCGTCGTCCCTTTTCAGGGACTCCTGATTTCGGAGCTTTCGCACACTATTTTGCGTTTAAGGGTATATGGCTGCGCCGGCTTTTGTATAGTAAAACTGAATTTTCGTTCACCCCGACCCTCGTATGTTAGCAAAAAGTCCACCCTTTAGGGCAGGGGGTAAGGACTTTTTTACCTAGTAGTCATTTCAACATGCGTTCTCGACTGAGCTACGAACGGACAAAGCACCATACAGAACTGGGCGTTCAGCTACTTGTGTGAGTTCTCT
Encoded here:
- the wecC gene encoding UDP-N-acetyl-D-mannosamine dehydrogenase: MNPKVVTIGLGYIGLPTSALIAKNGIPVLGVDISQKVVDTINAGKIHIVEPELDTAVAEAVKKGYLKATTTAMEADTYLIVVPTPFKGRNEPDISFVEAATRGILPLLKEGDLYIIESTSPIGTTETMMALIYSERPELEGRIHIAYCPERVLPGNVMHELVHNDRVIGGVDEKSTDKALAFYGQFVKGELHATNARTAEMCKLVENSSRDVQIAFANELSLICDKANINVWELIALANKHPRVNILQPGCGVGGHCIAVDPYFIVADYPLESQIIGKAREINNYKSFWCAEKVKNAKLEYQIKHGKAPSVAVMGLAFKPNIDDLRESPAKYIAQKILQDSNNEQHYIVEPNIDDHNVFKLTDYKVAAEKADIIVFLVAHDEFKALEIGSNKVVLDFCGINNY
- the wecB gene encoding non-hydrolyzing UDP-N-acetylglucosamine 2-epimerase; its protein translation is MKTKILIIFGTRPEAIKMAPLAKEFLKNTDLFDTKICVTAQHREMLDQVLQFFDITPDFDLDLMKPGQNLYGLTASIITNLQPVLENFSPDYVFVHGDTTTTMAGGIAAFYSGAKVCHIEAGLRTHNKRSPFPEEINRQVTSRIADYHFAPTTTSKENLLVENIAEDSIIVTGNTVIDALLESVEKVNQEPSPYIQEFSKTLGDKEMILVTGHRRENHGDGFIRICEALKAIALDNSDRLIVYPVHLNPNVQEPVKRILTEVPNVLLLAPLAYEDFIWMMNRSKLIITDSGGVQEEAPSLGKPVLVMRDTTERPEAVDAGTVILVGTDTDLIVSEALDLLNNPDRFDTMSRLHNPYGDGKACKRIVDFIGSLETVEKIS
- a CDS encoding glycosyltransferase: MKKDVIVFLLTEVHNYHISLFKEIIITYNYPLVIIYKDQNNKTPYKPPSIEGITFKGRSEFSEYLNFKSFINSLSVKLVRTSGWVDKDYLKISKFLKGKGVATVVVSDTQWKNTLKQTVGAFLYGWYIRSCFTKMMVAGPYQFEYARKLGFSKKDILFSNLSADTSVYGNLEIKTTFEKTILYVGNLEKTKGTHFLLDAWSSISNKKEWKLELIGNGSLFESKISDDIHYLGYLNNKEISKSMRNAAFFVLPSKSEQWGVVMHEATLSGLPILCSDEVGSIPLFLIKEYNGFTFATGNIDHLKQQLEKIINLTNKEIFLMKENSLSLGSRITTPISAASLMAAIEK
- a CDS encoding polysaccharide deacetylase family protein: MILFNNEKKIRNIYLRIAGSLKHPQPGVHIINSHYVTVNEVDLVNDHRIFEVYLKSLSKFATFISPQEATKRINENDIPKNKVLIAFTFDDGFEECYSIIAPLLEKYNCRGAFFINSNYVESDENYQREFNKRVAISTKKPMSWNQVIDLHKRGHVIGSHNLDHTNFAELKPKEIEFQLKRNKEILEAKLNYDNEYFAWTYGQMLHFPKAVLDITEKYHKYIFSGTNYKRYFSYNGRVLNRRHQEAFWPFSHVKYFVSTKKR
- a CDS encoding GNAT family N-acetyltransferase is translated as MKYNKVYKEDVTIDQISRLFKSVWDLDDYSKIYNKTNWAFNNDFSKILLFEDNNKLIAARGGIYWPLQIGQNSIKTVQFHGTCVHPSYRRKGIFSDINKLFLAEANEDGVDFIFNISVDISRKGYEKLGWEYISGFRRLTYIRKPLKFITHRKKQNSISDPTIDLGDIIVPQSFIEARNTKLSKTVHCKYSSEFLEWRLSNSYENYGKTQTSKGLIIYKVKNNKNGLKEVIIGEVFLLEYNYKNFSEVLKLLIDNENPDLLFTYIFKGHPCYLYFIMNLFLPNPKRYNLNFGTKFLNKGLQSNMLNKKWAICFLDIDTF
- a CDS encoding oligosaccharide flippase family protein; amino-acid sequence: MLKSAFWSFFDRVLFQLINLIIAIIIARYLGPKQLGIIAIITGYVYFLNIFVDGGMTISIIRSKHISATEISSIFYFNFLVSIFFIILTFAISNTVEKYFQVKELAYYLNISSLILLFNSFAFVRYAKLEQKMKFKLLSIINLITIIISGTICLVMLNTGFGIFAVVLFGINTSIIKNSCYLILTPNFKLKKFNLQALKLHLRFGKNLLLSSSIEAIYSNGFPILITKLFTGYDAGIFFQSKKLIDGPTNLISGASRRLLLPSAAKFDNDLEKSNLLLMNILKSVNFVLVLMLALLFINAEYIILKLMGPEWHDSIIILRILIFGMLFYPSFFLCVDIFKVQGASHLYSRIIIFSRIFSIILVLLSSFLGFYYLVAFFSIAQLLIYLIVVYKLKIEYSFSMLNIFKTIFPFIFIMVPTLYLLDLIEIEVKYPLIILGLKSLLFIVVYLCSSIRFMNYNPLRTIYLKVKK
- a CDS encoding glycosyltransferase codes for the protein MKLIINTSNIVIGGGIQVSLSFLEALISHPENEYHIFLSPKISEQLDKSTFQGNFKFYKIPISPSSLLKGFKTRKKLSLLESQINPDLVFTVFGPAYWNPKSLHVSGFANGWCYTPNSIAFNYLPRLARIKSRFLITIKNYFIKKSDFLIVETDTAKKNIISHLKIKEDKIFVVGNTFHQVFESHDNIEWNAIIEKSKCYKLLVLSSFYPHKNLLILNKVVEILREKSHNKFKFFLTIPDDKFNEAFPENDMIENLGPQNIQDCPGLYKSVDALFLPTLLETFTANYPEAMVMRKPILTSDLDFARELCGDAALYFNPLSVSDITEKIMDLEGDESLKIRLVTAGDKRLKEFETAESRTNKYLEIFKKLKA